Proteins encoded within one genomic window of Lentimicrobiaceae bacterium:
- a CDS encoding CPBP family intramembrane metalloprotease — translation MKKRSFGHKFLHFPLTRIIVGIVVVLSVYAGSLLLFSELFKSISMSEELNEVITVVISAVLALIAYYYLFKFYEKRKITELSTKGMGKSLVVGLLLGVVLQSLTILVIYLKGGFTVVSVNSFLFLVPAFIMAFSSAIFEEIIIRGVLFRIIEEKLGSYLALLISALIFGALHLANPNSSLITALGLAIQAGLLLAVAFIYTRNLWFPIAIHFAWNFTQGGIFGANVSGGSVGKSLLTTKIQGAQWLTGGEFGPEGSIQATLFCLIATIVLLILCHKRNRLIKPYWKKK, via the coding sequence ATGAAAAAAAGAAGTTTCGGACATAAGTTTTTACACTTTCCTTTAACAAGAATTATAGTCGGAATAGTTGTAGTACTAAGTGTATATGCAGGTTCACTGTTATTATTTAGCGAGCTTTTCAAATCAATTTCAATGTCGGAAGAATTAAACGAAGTAATTACTGTAGTAATTTCGGCAGTTTTGGCTCTTATCGCATACTATTATCTTTTTAAATTTTACGAGAAAAGAAAAATTACTGAATTATCGACAAAAGGCATGGGTAAGAGTTTGGTTGTTGGTCTTTTGTTAGGCGTGGTTTTACAATCGCTGACAATCTTGGTAATTTATTTAAAAGGCGGATTTACAGTTGTTTCGGTAAATAGTTTTCTGTTTCTCGTTCCTGCATTTATAATGGCATTTTCATCTGCAATTTTTGAGGAAATTATTATCAGAGGGGTTTTATTCAGAATAATTGAAGAAAAATTAGGAAGTTATTTGGCATTATTAATTTCTGCATTAATATTTGGGGCGTTGCATTTAGCCAATCCGAACAGCTCATTAATAACTGCATTAGGTCTGGCAATTCAAGCCGGATTATTATTGGCAGTAGCATTTATTTATACAAGAAATTTGTGGTTTCCAATTGCAATACATTTTGCTTGGAACTTCACGCAGGGTGGGATTTTCGGAGCAAATGTTTCGGGCGGCTCGGTAGGGAAGTCGTTGCTGACAACAAAAATACAAGGAGCACAGTGGTTGACCGGTGGAGAATTTGGACCCGAAGGTTCAATTCAAGCAACACTGTTTTGTTTAATTGCCACAATTGTGCTATTAATTTTGTGCCACAAACGTAATAGATTGATTAAACCGTATTGGAAGAAGAAATAA